A DNA window from Pontimonas salivibrio contains the following coding sequences:
- a CDS encoding DUF1996 domain-containing protein yields MRFTISGLVLLIAGLPACAAGSAEPSDTESLAPAVSQDSRESPDDTADDSPYQLVNEVDWLAEVGSLDEVVQALEPAGFREDGSGAFRTHCLESHIGPDDPLVWPGDPGMSHLHVFFGNPDTDAFTTTTSLQETPSTTCDGVSLNKSGYWVPALFGPSGERIPFIDPLFYYKTGYHVPAEQIEPMPEGLTIIAGDMASSQPQDVEVAKFRCFSWEAPEPQFSSGDPLDHVPYIPECAEGDIVEMRLVFPQCWDGKNITSVDHKSHMAYPIPADAPDVGTGYCPESHPVALPEISYNFGVRVTEETGPSTQWRFITDPIDAKQGGYSFHGDWMNGWDEDTMEQIVSSCLNEKRECMVGLLGDGTRLQPVPLDGD; encoded by the coding sequence ATGCGATTTACTATCAGCGGACTTGTGCTGCTCATTGCGGGTTTGCCGGCATGTGCAGCCGGTTCGGCTGAACCAAGCGATACGGAGTCCTTGGCGCCCGCTGTGTCGCAAGACTCAAGAGAGTCGCCCGACGACACCGCGGATGATTCCCCGTATCAGCTGGTTAACGAGGTCGACTGGTTAGCCGAGGTGGGTTCGCTGGATGAAGTGGTTCAGGCGTTGGAGCCTGCCGGCTTTCGAGAAGACGGAAGTGGTGCCTTTAGAACCCACTGCCTGGAATCACACATCGGCCCCGATGATCCTTTGGTGTGGCCGGGGGACCCGGGAATGTCCCACTTGCACGTTTTTTTTGGTAACCCCGACACCGATGCGTTCACCACTACCACTTCGCTCCAGGAGACACCCTCGACCACGTGTGATGGGGTGTCGCTCAACAAGTCGGGCTATTGGGTTCCCGCGTTGTTTGGCCCTAGTGGCGAGCGGATCCCGTTTATCGACCCACTATTCTACTACAAGACCGGTTACCACGTCCCCGCTGAGCAGATTGAGCCGATGCCAGAGGGGCTCACCATCATCGCCGGTGACATGGCCTCCAGCCAGCCTCAAGACGTGGAGGTTGCGAAGTTTCGATGCTTCAGTTGGGAAGCCCCAGAGCCTCAATTCAGCTCGGGTGACCCGCTGGACCATGTCCCCTATATCCCCGAGTGCGCCGAGGGCGACATTGTCGAGATGCGCCTGGTGTTCCCCCAGTGTTGGGATGGGAAAAACATCACCTCTGTGGACCACAAGAGCCATATGGCGTATCCGATTCCGGCTGACGCTCCCGATGTGGGAACGGGTTACTGCCCGGAGTCCCACCCCGTTGCGCTACCGGAAATCTCCTACAACTTCGGAGTGCGGGTGACCGAAGAAACCGGTCCGTCTACTCAGTGGCGCTTCATCACCGACCCGATTGATGCCAAGCAGGGCGGATATTCCTTCCACGGGGACTGGATGAATGGCTGGGATGAGGACACGATGGAGCAAATCGTCTCGAGCTGCCTCAATGAAAAGCGAGAGTGCATGGTCGGCCTACTGGGTGACGGGACCCGGCTGCAGCCGGTTCCATTGGACGGGGACTGA